From the genome of Bartonella sp. M0283:
GAAAATCGTCGTGGTGCAATCTGTCGCGAAATGACCAAAAAGTTCGAGACGGTTGATGTTGCACCACTTTCGGAATTGAAAGAACGCTATAGCGACGGCGAAAAGATACGCGGCGAAATTGTTATTATTGTCGAGCCGCCATCAAAACAGGAAGAAAAATTCGACACGGAAGAAATCGACAAACTTCTGATCGACCTTGCGAAAGATTTGTCCGTAGCAAAAGCCGCAGCAGAAGCGGCAAAAATTACCGGACACAAAAAAGCAGACCTCTATAAACGCCTTTTATCGCTGAAGGATTAAGCTTTTTCAAAGAGGAGCAGGGGGCTTTAAAAAAAGGTTAAGGTGGCTAAAAAAGCTCAAGTAACTGAAAAAGATGAGGGGCTCAAGAAGGCCAGAGGATAAGAAGCCCGCCTAACCGAAAAAGACAAGGGCGATGAAAAAGCTTAAGGTGGCTCGAAAAGCTCAAGTAACTGAAAGAGATGAGGGGCTCAACAAATCCGTTAAATTTCTTTTCCGTCAATTTTTAAATTCTCGGCCCTCTCACTATTTGAAATAGTTAAGGGAACGATCTAAGAACGGTGTTTTTTTAAAAAATATTTCTGTATAAATCTTTATCCTTATGAGTAGATAGATGTGTCATTTGTCTTCCCCTTTCATGAAGAGAGATCATGAACAAAAAACGCAAGCAGAAAACCTATTCACGCGGCATTTATGCCGAAAGGCTTGCGGGCTTATGGTTGCAAATGAAAGGTTATCACATTGCGGCACGCCGGTTTGAAACCGGTTTTGGTGAAATCGATATTATAGCGCGGCGCGGGTATGTTATTGCTATTGTCGAAGTGAAAGCGCGCCCCACCCTTCAAGAGGCGATGGAAGCGGTTAAACAACAGAGCAGAAAGCGCATTGACAATGCAGCCAATATATTTCTCGCGCGCCAGCCCGACCGCAAAAAATTGCGGCTGCGCTATGATCTGAT
Proteins encoded in this window:
- a CDS encoding YraN family protein: MNKKRKQKTYSRGIYAERLAGLWLQMKGYHIAARRFETGFGEIDIIARRGYVIAIVEVKARPTLQEAMEAVKQQSRKRIDNAANIFLARQPDRKKLRLRYDLIAISPWKLPRHIEGFFHPENF